One part of the Caproiciproducens sp. CPB-2 genome encodes these proteins:
- the srtB gene encoding class B sortase, with protein sequence MKPQNGKRAKKRFSFYRVLLPQKGDGKKLILYKTVSLIAVCVFFGCALYLVWDLVVLPAAADTEQQDIKSVYYAESSETPDAGDDSPASGTPERDEQGRLVRFLELQKINPSIVGWIKVPDTVIDLPVLQADAKDPEFYLTHDYRGRYSGYGSVFVDARCSVEKGKSRSIVLYGHSLNSGRMFTQLDRYKSLDFYKKNPVFTFDTVDSQSQWKVISVFLTNTLPEQGKPFNYMKTDFQDDSDFLNFVYQMRIRSLYNTGVGFNKDDSIVLLSTCSYEFKDFREVVVARKVRGGESGEVDVSGAAYNGRAVYPDCWYAKHGGKKPVWPETYEEAVKKNLLSWGEGI encoded by the coding sequence ATGAAACCGCAAAACGGAAAACGCGCGAAAAAAAGGTTTTCTTTTTACCGCGTTCTGCTGCCCCAAAAGGGTGACGGCAAAAAGCTGATTCTTTACAAGACCGTCAGCCTGATCGCCGTCTGCGTTTTCTTCGGCTGCGCCCTCTATCTGGTCTGGGACCTTGTCGTTCTGCCCGCCGCCGCGGACACGGAGCAGCAGGATATCAAAAGCGTCTATTACGCCGAAAGCTCCGAAACGCCGGACGCGGGGGACGATTCGCCCGCATCCGGCACCCCGGAACGCGACGAACAGGGGCGGCTGGTCCGGTTCCTTGAGCTGCAGAAAATCAACCCGTCCATTGTGGGCTGGATCAAGGTCCCCGACACCGTCATCGACCTGCCGGTTTTGCAGGCCGACGCAAAGGACCCGGAGTTTTACCTGACCCACGACTACCGCGGCCGGTACTCCGGATACGGAAGCGTCTTTGTGGACGCGCGCTGCTCCGTAGAAAAGGGGAAATCCCGCAGCATCGTCCTTTACGGGCACTCGCTCAATTCGGGACGGATGTTCACGCAGCTGGACCGGTACAAATCGCTGGATTTTTACAAAAAGAACCCGGTATTTACCTTTGATACGGTCGACAGCCAGTCGCAGTGGAAGGTCATTTCCGTCTTCCTGACCAACACCCTGCCGGAACAGGGAAAGCCGTTCAATTACATGAAAACGGATTTTCAGGACGACAGCGATTTTCTGAATTTCGTTTATCAGATGCGGATACGGTCCCTTTACAACACCGGCGTCGGCTTCAACAAGGACGACAGCATCGTTCTGCTTTCCACCTGCTCCTATGAGTTCAAGGATTTCAGGGAAGTCGTGGTCGCCCGCAAAGTCCGCGGCGGCGAAAGCGGCGAGGTGGACGTTTCCGGGGCGGCGTACAACGGCAGGGCCGTGTACCCGGACTGCTGGTACGCAAAGCACGGCGGGAAAAAGCCGGTTTGGCCGGAAACCTATGAAGAGGCCGTCAAAAAGAATCTTTTATCGTGGGGGGAAGGAATATGA
- a CDS encoding cysteine desulfurase family protein, translating to MGEIYLDNSSTTMVCREAADKVMEMMTDNYGNPSSLHTKGFYAEQELSAARQEIADLLGVLQEEIYFTSGGTESNNLAVFGAAHAMRRRGNHIVTTMIEHPSVLNTMKQLEKEGFAVTYLKPDGSGKIRPEQVFRAVTPHTVLVSMMCVNNEVGTFLPLEAVPAAIAAAKAPALFHVDAVQAFGKIPLKPGRLKIDLMSVSAHKIHGPKGVGALYLRKGVHIVPRAYGGGQEKNIRPGTESAPLIAGFGAAVRALPEPGAQLEAMARLSSYCRRRLLEIDGVTLNSPEDALPYIVNLSAGGVRAETMLHYLSAKEIYVSSGSACSKGKASHVLTAMGLPRDRIASSLRLSFSRYNTREDVDELADALREGLSSLTKKP from the coding sequence TTGGGTGAAATATATCTTGACAATTCCTCCACCACCATGGTTTGCAGAGAGGCCGCCGACAAAGTGATGGAGATGATGACGGACAATTACGGAAACCCCTCCAGCCTTCACACGAAAGGCTTTTACGCCGAACAGGAGCTTTCCGCGGCAAGACAGGAAATCGCCGATCTTCTCGGTGTTTTACAGGAAGAAATCTACTTTACCTCCGGCGGGACGGAGAGCAACAACCTTGCGGTTTTCGGCGCGGCACACGCGATGCGCCGCCGCGGAAACCACATTGTAACCACGATGATAGAGCATCCGTCGGTGCTCAACACGATGAAGCAGCTTGAAAAAGAGGGGTTTGCCGTCACCTATCTGAAACCGGACGGCAGCGGAAAAATCAGGCCGGAGCAGGTGTTCCGCGCGGTGACGCCGCATACCGTCCTGGTCAGCATGATGTGCGTGAACAACGAGGTCGGCACCTTTCTTCCGCTGGAAGCGGTCCCCGCTGCGATTGCCGCCGCGAAGGCCCCGGCGCTTTTTCACGTCGACGCGGTACAGGCATTTGGCAAAATCCCTTTAAAACCGGGCAGACTAAAAATCGACCTGATGAGCGTGAGCGCGCATAAAATCCACGGGCCGAAGGGCGTGGGCGCGCTGTACCTGCGAAAGGGCGTGCACATCGTTCCGCGCGCCTACGGCGGCGGGCAGGAAAAAAATATCCGCCCCGGAACGGAAAGCGCCCCGCTGATCGCTGGTTTCGGCGCGGCGGTCCGGGCGCTGCCGGAACCCGGCGCCCAGCTGGAAGCCATGGCGAGGCTCAGCTCGTACTGCCGGCGAAGGCTGCTGGAAATCGACGGCGTCACGCTGAATTCCCCCGAAGACGCCCTGCCCTATATTGTGAACCTCTCCGCCGGCGGCGTGCGCGCGGAAACCATGCTGCACTATCTCTCCGCCAAAGAAATTTACGTTTCCTCCGGCTCCGCCTGCTCCAAGGGAAAGGCGAGCCATGTGCTGACCGCCATGGGGCTGCCCCGCGACCGGATCGCCTCCTCCCTGCGGCTCAGCTTTTCCCGCTACAACACCCGCGAGGACGTTGACGAACTGGCGGACGCTTTGAGAGAGGGACTTTCCTCACTGACGAAAAAACCGTAA
- a CDS encoding S1C family serine protease, which yields MFNPFADDDKKRNLANRGLNSNDTEHRSTGQTEWQGDFYHYSKPAEPPVYSWERPSVPRQPVFDFQEPLKKKRGGKRTFVKALAGVLCCLMISAGSIAGFAALVNNGYVKLGNASTSDPAFTVTKLVNSGTTNTAAVTGELTKQQIAEKVVPSVVCIQNYQIGQSARYTMGGNGAGNAGNSDEDSSVTPTSEGSGIIATSDGYIITNAHVVEGASSLKVILSNGTKYEAKLIGSDSVTDLAVIKIDAKGLTAAEFGSSDDLKVADTVMAIGNPGGMEFNSSVTIGYVSALNREITNSDTGYTMKCIQTDAAINPGNSGGALVNMYGQVVGINSSKIVATGYEGLGFSIPINVAQPIISDLKQYGYVKDRAVLGISGQFIDTMTSRFYNLPVGMYVGSVTNPEVTSAGIKKGDVITKIDGKDVTGQNVITGVITGKKPGDTVTLSVTSSLTGESFTAKVKLAQSTGK from the coding sequence ATGTTTAATCCATTTGCAGACGATGACAAAAAAAGGAACCTGGCAAATCGTGGTTTAAACAGTAACGATACGGAACACAGAAGCACGGGACAGACGGAGTGGCAGGGGGATTTTTACCATTACAGCAAGCCGGCCGAACCCCCGGTTTACAGCTGGGAGCGGCCTTCCGTTCCCCGGCAGCCTGTTTTCGATTTTCAGGAGCCGCTTAAAAAGAAGCGCGGCGGCAAAAGAACTTTCGTCAAGGCGCTGGCGGGGGTCCTGTGCTGCCTGATGATTTCGGCCGGTTCCATCGCAGGGTTCGCGGCGCTGGTCAACAACGGGTATGTCAAGCTGGGAAACGCAAGCACCAGCGATCCGGCGTTTACCGTGACGAAGCTGGTCAACAGCGGCACCACCAATACCGCCGCGGTGACCGGGGAGCTGACCAAGCAGCAGATCGCCGAAAAGGTGGTCCCGTCGGTCGTCTGTATCCAAAACTACCAGATCGGCCAGAGCGCCCGCTATACCATGGGCGGGAACGGCGCGGGCAACGCGGGAAACAGCGACGAGGACAGTTCCGTCACCCCGACCAGCGAGGGCTCCGGCATTATCGCGACCAGCGACGGGTACATCATTACCAACGCGCACGTGGTCGAGGGCGCGTCTTCGCTCAAAGTCATCTTGTCCAACGGAACAAAATATGAAGCGAAGCTGATCGGCAGCGACAGCGTCACCGATCTGGCCGTTATTAAAATCGACGCAAAGGGCCTGACCGCGGCGGAATTCGGCTCCTCCGACGACCTTAAAGTCGCGGATACCGTCATGGCGATCGGCAACCCGGGCGGCATGGAGTTCAACTCCAGCGTCACCATCGGTTATGTTTCCGCGCTGAACCGCGAAATCACCAATTCCGATACCGGCTATACCATGAAATGCATCCAGACCGACGCCGCGATCAATCCGGGCAACTCCGGCGGCGCGCTGGTCAACATGTACGGCCAGGTCGTGGGCATCAACTCCTCCAAAATCGTAGCCACCGGCTATGAAGGCCTCGGCTTCTCCATCCCCATCAATGTGGCGCAGCCGATCATCAGCGACCTGAAGCAGTACGGCTACGTCAAGGACAGGGCGGTGCTCGGCATCTCCGGCCAATTTATCGATACCATGACTTCCCGTTTCTACAACCTGCCCGTCGGCATGTACGTCGGCTCCGTCACGAATCCGGAGGTTACCTCCGCCGGGATTAAAAAGGGCGACGTGATCACCAAAATCGACGGCAAGGATGTGACCGGCCAGAATGTGATTACCGGGGTGATTACGGGGAAGAAACCGGGGGACACGGTCACGCTGAGCGTTACCAGTTCCCTGACGGGGGAAAGCTTCACCGCCAAAGTGAAGCTGGCCCAGTCAACAGGAAAATAA
- a CDS encoding cob(I)yrinic acid a,c-diamide adenosyltransferase: protein MNGLTHVYCGDGKGKTTAAVGLGVRACGSGKRVLMAQFLKGNGSGELAALKRLENFRVLPTVPTVKFTFQMTKKELEETAVLCANLFCKAVAAAKADECDLLILDEVFAAVNRGLLEGGMLTNFIKNKPRKLELVLTGRGPKPEVLELADYVSEIRKGKHPYDRNIPARKGIEF from the coding sequence ATGAACGGACTGACTCATGTTTACTGCGGGGACGGAAAAGGCAAAACCACCGCCGCCGTCGGGCTGGGGGTGCGCGCCTGCGGAAGCGGGAAGCGGGTGCTGATGGCGCAGTTCCTCAAGGGAAACGGCTCCGGCGAGCTGGCCGCCCTGAAACGGCTGGAAAATTTCCGCGTGCTCCCCACGGTACCGACCGTAAAGTTCACCTTTCAGATGACCAAAAAGGAGCTGGAGGAAACCGCCGTCCTGTGCGCCAACCTGTTCTGCAAGGCGGTTGCCGCCGCCAAAGCGGACGAGTGCGACCTGCTGATTCTGGACGAGGTATTTGCCGCGGTCAACCGCGGCCTGCTCGAGGGCGGAATGCTGACCAACTTTATAAAAAACAAGCCCCGGAAGCTGGAGCTTGTTCTGACGGGGCGCGGCCCAAAACCGGAGGTTCTGGAGCTCGCCGATTATGTTTCCGAAATCAGGAAGGGAAAGCACCCCTACGACAGGAACATCCCCGCCCGGAAGGGAATTGAATTCTAA
- a CDS encoding competence/damage-inducible protein A gives MNAEIISVGTELLLGHTINTDASFVARELSTIGVNLLFAGTVGDNVPRLKEALKSALRRSDLVITTGGLGPTGDDLTKETIAETAGKKLVLHQESLDRIVRYFKGRVLGETQKKQALLPEGCTVFPNDHGTAPGCGFETDAGKIIIMLPGPPSELIPMLKNYAIPYLAKNGRAVIVSRIVRVFGLGEGFVAEKIPDLTDCANPTAATYAKDGEMFVRVTARAENQETAQAMCAPVVEELKRRFHEFIYGIDVESLEEVVVTELGKRGLHLTTAESCTGGLLSKRITDIAGASKVFQMGAVTYANEIKTLLLGVPESTLKQYGAVSEQTARAMAEGVRAKSGSELGIGITGIAGPDGGTPEKPVGLIYIAFCDGEHTWVRKMQHGASKGREYLRWLAASNALDMVRRYLTGCGGLEEAAYAKKV, from the coding sequence ATGAACGCTGAAATTATTTCCGTAGGAACCGAGCTTCTGCTCGGCCATACGATCAACACCGACGCCTCCTTTGTCGCGAGGGAGCTTTCCACCATCGGCGTCAACCTTCTGTTCGCGGGAACCGTGGGCGACAATGTCCCAAGGCTGAAGGAAGCGCTGAAAAGCGCGCTTCGCCGCAGCGACCTTGTCATCACCACCGGGGGCCTGGGGCCCACCGGCGACGACCTGACCAAAGAAACCATCGCGGAAACCGCGGGCAAAAAGCTGGTGCTGCATCAGGAAAGCCTGGACAGGATCGTCCGCTATTTCAAAGGAAGGGTGCTGGGCGAGACACAGAAGAAGCAGGCGCTGCTTCCCGAGGGCTGCACCGTGTTCCCCAACGACCACGGCACCGCGCCGGGCTGCGGGTTTGAAACCGACGCGGGCAAAATCATCATCATGCTGCCCGGGCCGCCGTCCGAGCTGATCCCCATGCTGAAAAACTACGCGATCCCCTACCTGGCAAAGAACGGACGGGCGGTGATCGTTTCCAGAATCGTCCGCGTGTTCGGACTGGGGGAAGGGTTTGTCGCGGAAAAAATCCCCGACCTGACGGACTGCGCCAATCCGACGGCGGCAACCTACGCCAAGGACGGCGAAATGTTCGTGCGCGTCACCGCCCGTGCGGAAAATCAGGAAACAGCACAGGCCATGTGCGCCCCCGTTGTGGAAGAACTGAAAAGGCGTTTTCACGAGTTTATTTACGGAATCGACGTGGAAAGCCTGGAAGAAGTCGTCGTCACGGAGCTCGGCAAGCGCGGCCTTCACCTTACCACCGCGGAGTCCTGCACCGGCGGCCTGCTCTCCAAGCGGATCACCGATATCGCGGGCGCGAGCAAAGTCTTTCAGATGGGCGCCGTCACTTACGCGAACGAAATCAAGACGCTCCTGCTCGGCGTACCGGAGTCCACCCTGAAGCAGTACGGCGCCGTCAGCGAGCAGACCGCGCGCGCGATGGCCGAGGGGGTCCGGGCGAAATCCGGCAGCGAGCTGGGCATTGGCATCACCGGGATCGCGGGGCCGGACGGCGGAACGCCGGAAAAGCCCGTCGGCCTGATTTACATTGCTTTCTGCGACGGGGAACATACCTGGGTGCGCAAAATGCAGCACGGCGCTTCCAAAGGGCGCGAATACCTTCGCTGGCTCGCCGCTTCCAACGCGCTGGACATGGTGCGCCGCTATCTGACGGGCTGCGGAGGGCTGGAAGAAGCCGCCTACGCGAAAAAGGTATAA
- a CDS encoding serine hydrolase domain-containing protein has protein sequence MLDLLSQMKTVDLVIKFVRGDMRRITPYPFQPQKKKNIPKTDLGGIPASTPEDEGIPSEYIERFFEELAASPAVRPHSVMLLRHGKLIAQGSFKPYSPAYPHMMFSLSKSVTGMAVGIAMEEGLLSFDEKVIDIFPEKGVMFRSPRINSITVRHLLNMTSGIKFNEAGSFMERDWVRAFLTSDCIFEPGSEFSYNSMNSYLLSAIVRKKTGMGLVEYLTPRLFAPLGIEDADWETCPLGIEKGGWGLSLHIADMAKLGQLYLQGGRWDVGGETRQLIPEEWIRESTKVQAPPRENGHPVGYGYQVWDFRAADAYQYNGVFGQYVIVLPKRDMVVAITSGSQNLFSDVSIELVETYFGDGAEKIFDHPLPRNIRALRSLKSRLDSLYAVPETAPRPRKSNPLHTFLQRFFPPKAEEPPLLAAGIDKQEYRLGSSYGTLLPLILQCVTNNFSGGITRVSFSFEPGLCRITMYDGTDENVITAGLDGVPRRSDVTLNGDVYTVGATAKLTTDEEDRTVMILYLSYIETPCLRVMKFIFYGEKLLIRFYEHPTVEAATKMLFGLVGGSGNSIDKMLIDAISQERMAARVDNIMMPRAKGTLFDKT, from the coding sequence ATGTTGGATCTGCTGTCCCAGATGAAAACCGTTGATCTGGTCATCAAATTTGTCCGCGGCGATATGCGGCGCATCACGCCGTATCCGTTTCAGCCGCAGAAGAAAAAGAATATCCCGAAAACCGATCTCGGCGGGATTCCCGCCTCCACACCGGAGGACGAGGGGATTCCCAGCGAATATATCGAGCGGTTTTTTGAGGAGCTTGCCGCTTCCCCCGCCGTCCGTCCGCACAGCGTGATGCTTCTGCGGCACGGAAAGCTGATTGCGCAGGGCAGCTTCAAGCCCTATTCCCCCGCGTATCCGCACATGATGTTTTCCCTTTCCAAAAGCGTTACCGGCATGGCGGTGGGGATCGCCATGGAGGAGGGCCTGCTCTCCTTTGACGAAAAGGTCATCGACATCTTCCCCGAAAAGGGCGTCATGTTCCGCAGCCCCAGAATCAACAGCATCACCGTTCGGCACCTGCTGAACATGACCAGCGGCATCAAATTCAACGAGGCCGGTTCCTTTATGGAAAGGGACTGGGTGAGGGCTTTCCTGACATCGGACTGCATTTTCGAGCCCGGAAGCGAATTCAGCTACAACAGCATGAATTCCTACCTGCTCAGCGCCATCGTGCGCAAAAAAACCGGCATGGGGCTGGTGGAGTACCTGACCCCGCGGCTTTTCGCTCCGCTGGGGATTGAGGATGCGGACTGGGAAACCTGCCCGCTGGGAATCGAAAAGGGCGGCTGGGGGCTTTCCCTGCATATCGCGGATATGGCAAAGCTCGGCCAGCTTTATCTGCAGGGCGGCCGCTGGGACGTCGGCGGCGAAACACGGCAGCTGATCCCGGAGGAATGGATTCGGGAATCGACCAAAGTGCAGGCCCCGCCCCGCGAAAACGGCCATCCGGTCGGCTACGGGTATCAGGTATGGGATTTCCGCGCGGCGGACGCGTACCAGTACAACGGCGTATTCGGCCAGTACGTCATCGTCCTTCCGAAACGCGACATGGTGGTGGCTATCACAAGCGGAAGCCAGAACCTGTTTTCCGACGTTTCCATCGAGCTGGTGGAAACCTATTTCGGCGACGGCGCGGAAAAGATCTTCGACCATCCTTTGCCCCGGAACATCCGCGCGCTCCGCTCGCTGAAAAGCAGACTGGACAGCCTGTACGCAGTCCCCGAAACAGCGCCCCGGCCCCGGAAATCCAATCCGCTCCACACGTTTCTGCAGCGATTTTTCCCCCCGAAAGCCGAAGAACCGCCCTTGCTCGCCGCGGGAATCGACAAGCAGGAGTACCGGCTGGGCAGCAGCTACGGAACGCTGCTCCCGCTCATTCTGCAGTGCGTGACCAACAATTTTTCCGGGGGGATCACCCGCGTTTCCTTTTCCTTTGAGCCCGGCCTGTGCAGGATCACGATGTACGACGGGACCGACGAAAACGTAATTACGGCCGGGCTGGACGGCGTTCCCCGCCGCAGCGACGTAACGCTGAACGGCGACGTTTACACGGTGGGGGCGACGGCAAAACTGACGACGGACGAAGAGGACCGCACCGTCATGATCCTTTACCTCTCCTATATTGAAACGCCTTGTCTGCGCGTGATGAAATTCATTTTCTACGGAGAAAAGCTGCTCATCCGCTTTTACGAGCACCCCACCGTGGAGGCCGCGACAAAAATGCTGTTCGGTCTGGTCGGGGGAAGCGGAAATTCCATCGATAAGATGCTGATCGACGCCATTTCGCAGGAACGCATGGCCGCCCGGGTGGACAATATCATGATGCCCCGCGCGAAGGGCACTCTATTCGATAAAACATAA
- the thiI gene encoding tRNA uracil 4-sulfurtransferase ThiI, producing the protein MEEIILIKLGEMVLKGLNRNVFEAALIRNIKRRLNPLGGFDVKAAQSAVYVTPREGADLDAAVARVSKIFGIAAFSRACVVKKEMSAILEASAQYLKPELLAAKSFKVETKRADKIFPLKSPEISAQVGEYLLERYPHLCVDVHDPDITVRVEVRDFGAYVHGQALKGAGGIPVGTGGNAAVLISGGIDSPVAAWTMAKRGLELTAVHFASPPYTSERAEQKVHRLLARVGEYSGRMNLFTVPFAKVQEEIMAKCPEDLFTLIMRRFMMRVGEKIARRESCSALITGESLGQVASQTLQAIVCTDQAAEMPVLRPLIGMDKLEIIEISRRINTFDISIEPFEDCCTVFTPKHPRTQPRLPELLEAERALDCENLTGECVRNAVLTKIYPNQ; encoded by the coding sequence ATGGAAGAAATCATCTTAATCAAACTGGGAGAAATGGTTCTCAAGGGGCTGAACCGGAATGTGTTCGAGGCCGCCCTGATCCGGAATATCAAGCGCCGGTTGAATCCTCTGGGCGGTTTTGACGTAAAAGCCGCCCAGTCGGCCGTTTACGTCACCCCCCGCGAGGGGGCCGATTTAGACGCGGCTGTGGCGCGGGTTTCCAAAATATTCGGGATTGCCGCGTTTTCACGCGCCTGTGTGGTAAAAAAAGAGATGAGCGCCATTCTGGAAGCGTCCGCCCAATACCTGAAGCCGGAGCTGCTGGCCGCGAAAAGCTTCAAGGTGGAGACGAAGCGCGCCGATAAGATTTTCCCGCTGAAATCGCCGGAGATTTCCGCGCAGGTGGGCGAATACCTGCTGGAGCGGTACCCGCACCTGTGCGTCGACGTACACGATCCCGACATCACCGTGCGGGTGGAGGTACGCGATTTCGGGGCCTACGTTCACGGACAGGCGCTGAAGGGCGCGGGCGGAATCCCGGTGGGCACCGGCGGAAACGCCGCCGTCCTGATCAGCGGCGGAATCGACAGCCCCGTCGCCGCGTGGACGATGGCAAAGCGCGGCCTGGAGCTGACCGCCGTCCACTTTGCCAGCCCGCCGTACACCAGCGAGCGCGCGGAGCAGAAGGTGCACCGGCTGCTGGCCCGCGTCGGCGAATACTCCGGCAGGATGAACCTGTTTACCGTTCCGTTCGCAAAGGTGCAGGAGGAAATCATGGCCAAATGCCCGGAGGACCTGTTCACCCTGATCATGCGGCGGTTTATGATGCGGGTCGGCGAAAAAATCGCCCGCAGGGAAAGCTGTTCCGCGCTGATTACCGGCGAAAGCCTGGGCCAGGTGGCGAGCCAGACCCTGCAGGCCATTGTCTGTACCGATCAGGCCGCCGAAATGCCGGTCCTGCGTCCGCTGATCGGAATGGACAAGTTGGAAATCATTGAAATTTCGCGCAGGATCAACACCTTTGACATCTCCATAGAACCGTTTGAGGACTGCTGCACCGTGTTCACGCCGAAGCATCCGCGCACACAGCCCAGGCTTCCGGAGCTTTTAGAGGCGGAACGGGCGCTGGACTGCGAAAACCTGACCGGGGAATGCGTCCGGAACGCCGTACTTACAAAAATCTATCCAAATCAATAG
- a CDS encoding vitamin B12-dependent ribonucleotide reductase → MTISQNALTVLQKRYLIKNEKGETTETVEGLFRRVAAAIAAPDRLHDGKADVKETEETFFHMMRELEFLPNSPTLMNAGRPLGQLSACFVLPVADSMEDIFEAIKQAALIHKSGGGTGFSFSRLRPQGSTVNSTGGVASGPISFMKVFNMATEAVKQGGTRRGANMGILRIDHPDILDFIDCKANNNEINNFNISVGLTEKFMEAVEKDTDYELIDPHTKKAVSALRARTVFDRIVDAAWRNGEPGIIFLDRLNRDNIVPSQGEIESTNPCGEQPLLPYESCNLGSVNLVKMLKTADGKTEFDWDKLGLTVKNAVHFLDNVIDANRYPLENIDRVTKQTRKIGLGVMGWADSLLRMGIPYNSDEAIALGEKVMKFITGRGREESAVLAEKRGAFPLFGESILPQDRPMRNGTITTIAPTGTLSIIANCSSGVEPVFGYVYIRNIMDGTEMIEVNPILKAELEKRGLYSDELMKRIAKEGTVAHIEELPEDLRRVFVSAHDISPEYHIRMQAAFQKGTDNAVSKTVNFSNGAAREDVASVYTLAFRLGCKGVTIYRDGSRAEQVLNIGQVKKEGLPAAGTPEHGRIVPRPRPDTVTGVTERVKIGCGNLYITVNYDDQGICEVFTNTGKAGGCPSQSEATARLASIALRSGMEVESIVDQLRGIRCPSTIRQPGLKCTSCPDAIAKTIERVYKEQVQRGKWPAPAPQTSKPEREAADSAPGKMRFCPECGAKLEHEGGCVTCRQCGYSRCG, encoded by the coding sequence ATGACCATATCACAGAACGCGCTGACGGTATTGCAAAAGCGGTACCTGATCAAAAACGAAAAGGGAGAAACCACGGAAACCGTGGAGGGCCTGTTCCGCCGCGTAGCCGCCGCCATTGCTGCGCCGGACAGGCTGCACGACGGGAAAGCGGACGTTAAAGAAACGGAGGAAACCTTTTTCCATATGATGCGGGAGCTGGAGTTCCTGCCGAATTCTCCCACGCTGATGAACGCCGGGCGCCCGCTCGGGCAGCTTTCGGCGTGCTTTGTGCTGCCGGTCGCGGACAGCATGGAGGATATTTTTGAAGCGATCAAGCAGGCGGCGCTGATCCACAAATCGGGCGGCGGAACGGGCTTTTCTTTTTCGCGCCTGCGCCCGCAGGGCAGCACCGTCAACTCGACCGGCGGGGTCGCCTCCGGCCCGATCAGTTTCATGAAGGTGTTCAATATGGCGACGGAGGCCGTCAAGCAGGGCGGAACCCGCCGCGGCGCAAACATGGGCATCCTGCGCATTGATCACCCGGACATCCTCGATTTTATCGACTGCAAGGCCAACAACAACGAAATCAACAATTTCAATATCTCTGTGGGCCTGACGGAAAAATTCATGGAAGCGGTGGAGAAGGATACCGATTATGAGCTGATCGACCCCCACACGAAGAAAGCCGTTTCCGCTCTGCGCGCCCGCACGGTGTTTGACCGGATCGTGGACGCCGCGTGGCGCAACGGCGAGCCGGGCATTATTTTCCTCGACCGCCTGAACCGGGACAACATCGTGCCCTCGCAGGGCGAAATCGAGTCCACCAATCCGTGCGGAGAGCAGCCTTTGCTCCCGTATGAGTCCTGCAACCTCGGTTCCGTCAATCTGGTAAAGATGCTGAAGACGGCGGACGGAAAAACGGAGTTCGACTGGGACAAGCTTGGGCTGACGGTAAAAAACGCCGTGCATTTTCTGGACAACGTCATTGACGCCAACCGGTATCCGCTGGAAAATATCGACCGGGTGACCAAACAGACGCGGAAAATCGGCCTGGGCGTCATGGGCTGGGCCGACAGCCTGCTGCGGATGGGAATTCCGTACAATTCCGACGAAGCGATCGCGCTCGGAGAAAAGGTCATGAAATTCATTACCGGACGCGGGCGTGAGGAAAGCGCGGTCCTTGCCGAAAAACGCGGCGCGTTTCCGCTCTTCGGCGAAAGCATCCTGCCGCAGGACAGACCGATGCGCAACGGGACCATCACGACCATTGCGCCGACCGGGACCCTGTCCATCATCGCGAACTGCTCCAGCGGCGTAGAACCGGTTTTCGGCTATGTTTACATCCGCAACATCATGGACGGCACGGAAATGATCGAGGTCAACCCGATTCTGAAGGCGGAGCTGGAAAAGCGCGGGCTTTACTCGGACGAGCTGATGAAGCGCATTGCCAAAGAGGGGACGGTCGCCCACATTGAGGAGCTGCCGGAGGATTTGCGCCGGGTGTTCGTTTCCGCGCACGACATCAGCCCGGAGTACCATATCCGGATGCAGGCGGCGTTCCAGAAGGGAACGGACAACGCGGTTTCCAAGACGGTGAACTTCTCCAACGGCGCCGCAAGGGAGGATGTGGCCAGCGTGTATACGCTCGCGTTCCGTCTCGGCTGCAAGGGCGTGACCATTTACCGCGACGGCAGCCGCGCGGAACAGGTGCTCAACATCGGGCAGGTAAAAAAAGAAGGCCTGCCCGCGGCTGGGACGCCGGAGCATGGCCGGATTGTGCCGCGCCCGCGTCCCGACACGGTAACCGGAGTGACGGAGCGGGTGAAAATCGGCTGCGGCAACCTGTATATTACCGTCAACTACGACGACCAGGGAATCTGCGAGGTGTTTACCAATACCGGCAAGGCCGGGGGATGCCCGTCCCAGTCGGAGGCGACCGCGCGCCTTGCGTCCATCGCCCTGCGCAGCGGGATGGAGGTCGAAAGCATTGTCGACCAGCTCAGGGGAATCCGTTGCCCGTCGACCATCCGTCAGCCGGGGCTGAAATGCACCTCCTGCCCGGACGCGATTGCAAAGACGATTGAACGCGTTTACAAAGAGCAGGTCCAGCGGGGAAAGTGGCCCGCTCCCGCACCGCAAACCTCCAAACCGGAGAGGGAAGCCGCGGATTCCGCCCCGGGCAAGATGCGTTTCTGCCCGGAGTGCGGGGCAAAGCTGGAGCATGAGGGCGGATGCGTGACGTGCCGCCAGTGCGGGTACTCCCGCTGCGGCTAA